The following are encoded together in the Coffea arabica cultivar ET-39 chromosome 1c, Coffea Arabica ET-39 HiFi, whole genome shotgun sequence genome:
- the LOC113742923 gene encoding probable phytol kinase 2, chloroplastic — MAAAAASITAVIYLSFNRVNPNSPTDLRPQQLRRSFSANILRATRVCPVSSSSSPAIAVCNTLTKFRFGFPYRRISPRFRSARAAALPMFSENPVVGDVVAAALTGGIALSMLRFWGEIAKMGVLDQKLNRKLVHVSIGLVFMLCWPMFSSGSRGAVLAALIPGVNIIKVLLLGLGVYEDEATVKSMSRFGDHRELLKGPLYYATTITLACALCWRTSPIAIAAICNLCAGDGLADIMGRRFGSKKLPYNKNKSIVGTFSMVVAGFLASIGYMHYFSTFGYVEESWQMAYRFFVVSLVAALVESHPISTELDDNLTVPLTSVLVGSFVF, encoded by the exons ATGGCTGCTGCTGCCGCCAGTATTACAGCAGTAATTTACCTCTCCTTCAATCGAGTGAACCCTAACTCCCCAACAGATCTACGACCCCAGCAACTTCGACGCTCTTTTTCAGCTAACATTCTTCGTGCGACTAGAGTTTGTCcggtttcttcttcttcctcccctgcGATTGCGGTCTGTAATACTCTTACTAAATTCAGGTTTGGGTTCCCCTATCGGAGAATTTCCCCCAGGTTCAGGTCAGCCAGGGCAGCAGCTTTGCCGATGTTTTCGGAGAACCCAGTTGTCGGAGATGTCGTTGCCGCCGCGTTGACCGGCGGGATCGCTCTCTCCATGCTCCGGTTCTGGGGAGAGATTGCCAAGATGGGGGTTCTTGATCAG AAACTAAATAGGAAGCTTGTGCATGTTAGCATTGGACTTGTTTTCATGCTTTGCTGGCCAATGTTCAG TTCTGGTAGCCGTGGAGCTGTTTTAGCAGCTTTGATTCCTGGTGTCAACATAATTAAGGTGCTTCTTCTAGGACTTGGAGTGTATGAAGATGAGGCAACTGTGAAGTCCATGAGCAGATTTGGAGATCACAG GGAGCTTCTCAAGGGACCACTGTATTATGCAACCACAATTACCTTAGCTTGTGCTCTCTGTTGGAGAACTTCTCCAATTGCGATTGCAGCAATCTGCAACCTTTGTGCTGGAGATG GTTTGGCTGATATTATGGGGAGGCGGTTTGGTAGCAAAAAGTTAccctacaataaaaataaatccattgTTGGCACTTTTTCAATGGTTGTTGCTGGTTTCTTAGCATCCATCGG GTACATGCACTACTTCTCGACATTTGGGTATGTTGAGGAAAGTTGGCAAATGGCATACAGGTTCTTTGTAGTTTCTCTTGTTGCTGCATTAGTTGAATCCCACCCTATAAGCACTGAGCTTGATGACAATTTGACAGTTCCCCTAACCTCTGTTTTGGTGGGTAGTTTTGTTTTTTGA